The genomic window TGGGTTATCAAAATTAGTGAGCAGGTTATTGAGGTAAGAAATGGGAAAAAACTGGTATGTTGTACATACGTATTCAGGCTCGGAAGAAAAGGTAAAGCAGGCTATAGAGGACAAGGCAGACAAGAAAAATCTTAGGGATAAGATAGCTCAGGTTCTGGTTCCTACCGAGCGTATAATTGAACTCAAAGGCGGCGGGAAAAAAGAGAGCAATAAGAAATTCTATCCGGGATACATTCTTATTGAGATGGAACTGGACGACGAGTCATGGCATCTTGTCAGGAAGACGCCGAGAGTGACTGGTTTTGTGGGGGGATCAAATCCCGTGGCATTATCACAGGAAGAGGTAGATGTTATATTGCAGCAAATGGAAAAAGGCCATGCCCCTCAGGTTAAGACACAGTATCAGAAGAATGAGACAGTCAGGATAACAGACGGGCCCTTCTCTAATTTTCTTGGATATATTGAGGA from Nitrospirota bacterium includes these protein-coding regions:
- the nusG gene encoding transcription termination/antitermination factor NusG — encoded protein: MGKNWYVVHTYSGSEEKVKQAIEDKADKKNLRDKIAQVLVPTERIIELKGGGKKESNKKFYPGYILIEMELDDESWHLVRKTPRVTGFVGGSNPVALSQEEVDVILQQMEKGHAPQVKTQYQKNETVRITDGPFSNFLGYIEDVDMDHGRLKVMVSIFGRQTPVELNFFQVERA